A region of Flavobacterium indicum GPTSA100-9 = DSM 17447 DNA encodes the following proteins:
- a CDS encoding oligosaccharide flippase family protein, producing MIHYGSGQFVNLIVPFLLSPYLILTCGESNFGKSAIGMTIAFFVIVFVDYGSDILGVKEVSQNRYNKALLNHTLSKIVYSKIAMAVLFAIIYYVTLFFVDSSSTDKPLYLWSGTIFLAQIINPLWFFQGLEDFKNFSLLTIVSKIFYVLFCFLLVKKESDFIYINLSYSLSVVISGFVAYKILKSKYEIEFVTIKKKELFNYFNKHKTFAFSQIFTWFQLYAPILIISFLGNAKLVGQFRLVDQIISVFRTYIMMSFNFIYPKVCYEINQTYNRAIKNWSLYNLINLSFVLLLLLLIYFFRVEIVKYYHVIEIKKIVSILAISLFYPIVFLLVNCFKQLFLALHFQKLFSIITIIMSSLTILSIYFSFPYFELAGVYYSSIFVELFTLIILIILSFKYKIIHTKK from the coding sequence TTGATTCACTATGGATCTGGTCAATTTGTTAATTTAATTGTCCCTTTTCTTTTATCTCCATATTTAATTTTAACATGCGGGGAATCTAACTTTGGAAAGTCTGCTATTGGGATGACAATTGCATTTTTTGTTATTGTTTTTGTAGATTACGGATCAGATATATTAGGAGTTAAAGAAGTTTCTCAAAATAGATATAATAAAGCACTTTTAAATCATACTTTATCGAAGATTGTTTATAGTAAAATAGCTATGGCTGTTTTATTTGCAATTATATATTACGTAACCTTGTTTTTTGTTGATAGTTCTAGTACTGATAAACCTCTTTATTTATGGAGTGGTACAATTTTTTTAGCTCAAATTATTAATCCATTATGGTTTTTTCAAGGTTTAGAAGATTTTAAAAATTTTTCTTTATTAACGATTGTCTCAAAGATTTTTTATGTTCTGTTTTGTTTTTTACTTGTAAAAAAAGAATCGGATTTTATTTATATAAACTTAAGTTATAGCTTAAGTGTTGTAATATCTGGTTTTGTGGCTTATAAAATTTTAAAATCTAAATACGAAATAGAATTTGTAACAATTAAAAAGAAGGAATTATTCAACTATTTTAATAAACACAAAACATTTGCTTTTTCTCAAATTTTTACCTGGTTTCAATTATATGCTCCAATATTAATTATTAGTTTTTTAGGAAATGCAAAATTAGTTGGTCAATTTAGACTTGTAGATCAAATAATATCAGTATTTAGAACTTATATTATGATGTCTTTTAATTTTATATATCCAAAAGTTTGTTATGAAATCAATCAAACATATAATAGAGCTATTAAAAATTGGTCATTGTATAATTTAATTAATTTGAGTTTTGTATTATTATTATTGTTGTTAATATATTTTTTTAGAGTTGAGATTGTAAAATATTATCATGTAATAGAAATAAAAAAAATAGTATCCATATTAGCAATTTCCCTTTTTTATCCTATAGTTTTTTTATTGGTAAATTGTTTTAAACAGCTTTTTTTAGCGTTACATTTTCAAAAGCTATTTTCAATAATCACAATTATAATGTCGTCTCTAACTATATTAAGTATTTATTTTAGTTTTCCTTACTTTGAATTAGCAGGAGTTTATTATTCCTCTATATTTGTAGAATTATTTACATTAATCATTTTAATTATTTTAAGTTTTAAGTATAAAATAATTCACACAAAAAAATAG
- a CDS encoding polysaccharide biosynthesis protein gives MKFNLSYFYYILSLLVLFLNNYELTFIIWLFIAFLTFKLKYSKQIFYIISCYSIIILISFLTEFLFYDHNLYNKVRDLTYLLKPILGLLIGYNISKEFKLNALQYAVKAGVILSFIHLLLVFFAILNHRTLSVSEIREHSGYFNDYEPFVLLLLFFSNSFQIQLTKKQKLTYIVIVGISVFSYLSRTNFLQLILLFLAIKGYFILTARSIKVISLTVIISLIGYFAIYNYNPKRKGSFVDEFLYKVKIIPIEAFKTKINKEDWKDFNDNFRSFENIKTFNQITYGGIQPILTGNGLGSTVDIGRRMQTNDGTIVRYYPALHNAFSTVLLKSGIIGVFFYLLSIFIIFNKIKTNSKEIFYLNNLIKGSAIFLLLSSWVFMGFYLKLDSKSILIGLLIGYREVLNNHLAKAT, from the coding sequence ATGAAATTCAACCTTTCTTATTTTTATTATATACTTTCTTTACTTGTTTTATTTTTAAATAATTATGAATTAACTTTTATTATTTGGTTATTCATCGCTTTTTTAACTTTTAAGCTTAAGTATTCAAAGCAAATATTTTATATTATTTCCTGTTATTCTATAATTATCTTAATTAGTTTTTTAACAGAATTTCTGTTTTATGATCATAATTTATATAATAAAGTTCGTGATTTAACGTATTTGTTAAAACCAATTTTAGGTTTACTCATAGGATATAATATTTCAAAAGAGTTTAAATTAAATGCATTACAATATGCTGTCAAAGCAGGAGTTATTTTGTCATTTATACATTTATTATTAGTGTTCTTTGCAATATTAAATCACAGAACACTTTCAGTGTCTGAAATCAGGGAGCATTCAGGGTACTTTAATGATTATGAACCATTTGTTTTACTTTTATTGTTTTTTTCCAATTCGTTTCAAATCCAATTAACTAAAAAACAGAAATTGACATATATAGTAATTGTTGGAATATCTGTTTTTTCATATTTATCAAGAACAAATTTTTTACAATTAATACTATTATTTCTCGCAATTAAAGGTTATTTTATATTAACCGCAAGATCTATTAAAGTTATTTCGTTAACTGTAATTATTTCTTTAATAGGTTATTTTGCTATTTATAACTATAATCCAAAACGTAAAGGTTCCTTTGTTGATGAATTTTTGTATAAGGTTAAAATTATTCCTATTGAAGCGTTTAAAACAAAAATTAATAAAGAAGATTGGAAAGATTTTAATGATAATTTTAGATCATTTGAGAATATTAAGACATTTAATCAGATAACTTATGGTGGAATTCAGCCTATTTTAACTGGAAATGGTTTGGGGTCAACAGTCGATATAGGAAGAAGAATGCAAACCAATGATGGGACAATAGTGAGATATTATCCAGCATTGCATAATGCTTTCTCAACAGTATTACTGAAGTCAGGAATAATAGGTGTTTTCTTTTATTTACTATCTATTTTTATTATTTTTAATAAAATAAAAACAAATAGTAAAGAAATTTTTTATCTAAATAATTTGATAAAAGGTTCTGCTATATTTCTTTTATTATCAAGTTGGGTTTTTATGGGCTTCTATTTAAAGTTAGATAGTAAATCTATATTAATTGGTCTATTAATAGGTTATAGAGAAGTGTTAAATAATCATCTTGCTAAGGCTACATAA